A single Bacillus sp. HMF5848 DNA region contains:
- a CDS encoding PLP-dependent aspartate aminotransferase family protein, whose translation MKFSSEVVHFSSKTSKNVRSKVTPIYQTSAFTFSNLQQLEDFYNGSNDYLYSRVSNPNTDELGKAVAILEGAEDGVATSSGMSAILAAILSVVSHGDHIIAADDVYGGTYHLLAHELAQMGIEATFVSFKHTANIVAAIKQNTKLIYTESISNPLLRVEDLYEIVAVAKEHELVTIIDNTFATPYLLNPIKSGFDLVVHSATKYLGGHSDITAGVVVGPKLLIEKAKSKVVNLGANLSPFEAWLTSRGIKTLAVRMERQVENAARLAEALQTQSDIKHVYYPKQASSKGNGAIVTIELNETICVDTFFINLNWVKIVPTLAGVETTVSYPIATSHRALPEEAAAELGITKGVVRISVGIEDAEDIIAVFKNAIMTAKM comes from the coding sequence ATGAAGTTTTCGTCAGAGGTAGTTCATTTTTCAAGTAAAACAAGTAAGAATGTTCGTAGTAAGGTTACCCCAATTTATCAAACATCGGCCTTTACCTTTTCTAACTTGCAACAGCTTGAGGATTTTTATAATGGAAGTAACGATTATTTATACTCTCGTGTAAGTAACCCAAATACAGATGAATTAGGTAAGGCTGTCGCCATACTAGAAGGTGCTGAGGATGGGGTTGCTACATCCAGTGGAATGTCAGCCATATTAGCAGCTATACTGTCTGTTGTATCACACGGTGACCACATTATAGCGGCTGATGATGTATATGGAGGAACATATCATTTATTAGCACATGAATTAGCACAAATGGGAATAGAAGCAACATTTGTCTCATTTAAACATACAGCCAACATTGTCGCGGCTATTAAACAGAATACTAAATTAATATATACAGAATCTATATCAAATCCTTTATTGCGTGTTGAAGACTTATATGAAATTGTGGCGGTTGCAAAGGAACATGAGCTAGTCACGATAATTGATAATACGTTTGCTACCCCATATCTGTTAAACCCTATAAAATCAGGATTTGATTTAGTTGTACATAGTGCAACTAAATATCTTGGGGGACATAGTGATATAACAGCTGGCGTTGTGGTAGGACCTAAATTGTTAATTGAAAAAGCTAAATCAAAGGTAGTAAACCTTGGAGCTAACCTAAGTCCCTTTGAAGCTTGGCTGACAAGTAGAGGTATTAAAACACTTGCTGTTCGTATGGAAAGACAAGTTGAAAACGCCGCAAGATTGGCAGAAGCCTTACAAACTCAATCAGATATTAAGCATGTGTATTATCCAAAACAAGCTTCTTCAAAGGGAAACGGTGCTATCGTAACTATAGAACTGAATGAAACTATTTGTGTGGATACATTTTTCATAAATCTAAATTGGGTTAAAATCGTACCGACTCTAGCTGGGGTAGAAACAACAGTTTCCTATCCAATTGCTACGTCACATCGTGCACTTCCTGAAGAGGCCGCTGCTGAATTAGGTATTACAAAAGGTGTTGTGCGAATATCTGTTGGAATTGAAGATGCGGAAGATATAATCGCTGTATTTAAAAATGCCATCATGACAGCAAAAATGTAA
- a CDS encoding DUF4397 domain-containing protein: MHQNETMLVLQAAKYELLAKYYMYSNPSLHTMYYHKHLMCVQQLVALESQHLYNQTYRAQPSAGQFSFVRVLHASPDAPAVDIYVNGEKAVSELAFKEYTDYLQIPPGQYTIEVFPAGDTTNRVLREIVSVTRNTYYTVAAINTLDNIELSAFVDKIYVSPNKTKVRFIHLSPDAPNVDIAVKGGKVIFSNVPFKKATDYLELAPGTVDLEVRVAGTSNVVLTIPRVPLQAGKTYTAVAVGLAKGMPRLDAIFLMP, encoded by the coding sequence TTGCATCAAAATGAAACTATGTTAGTGCTACAAGCTGCTAAATATGAGCTCTTAGCAAAATATTATATGTACAGTAACCCGTCACTTCACACAATGTATTATCATAAGCATTTAATGTGCGTACAGCAATTAGTCGCACTTGAAAGTCAGCATTTATACAATCAAACATATCGTGCACAACCAAGTGCAGGTCAATTTTCATTTGTTAGAGTACTACATGCATCACCTGATGCACCGGCCGTTGATATTTACGTAAATGGAGAGAAAGCTGTTTCTGAGCTAGCATTTAAGGAGTACACTGATTACTTACAGATTCCTCCTGGCCAGTATACGATCGAGGTATTCCCAGCTGGTGACACGACAAACAGAGTGCTTCGTGAAATAGTCTCTGTAACGAGAAATACGTACTATACAGTTGCCGCTATAAATACATTGGATAACATTGAACTAAGTGCATTTGTAGATAAGATTTATGTATCGCCAAACAAAACCAAGGTTCGCTTTATTCACTTATCACCAGATGCACCAAATGTTGATATCGCAGTAAAAGGAGGCAAAGTTATTTTTAGTAATGTTCCATTTAAGAAAGCAACAGACTATCTAGAATTAGCTCCAGGTACAGTTGATTTAGAAGTACGCGTGGCTGGGACTTCTAATGTAGTACTAACAATTCCTCGCGTACCACTTCAAGCGGGTAAAACATATACTGCTGTTGCGGTAGGATTAGCTAAAGGCATGCCAAGATTAGATGCTATATTCTTAATGCCTTAA
- a CDS encoding HD-GYP domain-containing protein, translating to MRLVSINSELVGKTVSKPIYDSKGLLLLNAGTVLSSLLVEKLQATGITFLYVDSSDALPSYPSFSIPEEEKYKILDKMRLSMEKIVDGNHDISSITHLEIIEELTYVFSRILDILNNNDNVADLFLTLQYHNHEVFLHSLNVTFYSIAIGKAMQFDNEELYEIGLGAMLHDIGKLILPATLLEKTGKLTEEEFNEIKRHPVIAYEILSKMKDLPESVVLCAYQHHEKLDGTGYPNKISADKIHLYAQVLAVADIYDALTSHRSYRDAMLPSEALEVLMASAMNQINPFIVNIFKSSIAIYPIGLTVQTSSGITGIVHKILPGIPHRPIIKVIKDDKGDDIVPYILDLTKQLNITITGCDTLVSENLWKHLIA from the coding sequence GTGAGGCTTGTATCCATAAACTCAGAGCTTGTTGGTAAGACTGTAAGTAAACCTATATATGATAGTAAAGGACTATTATTGTTAAATGCCGGTACAGTACTGTCCTCGCTTTTAGTAGAAAAGCTACAAGCAACTGGGATAACTTTTCTTTACGTCGATTCCTCAGATGCTCTCCCTTCTTACCCTTCTTTTTCTATACCAGAAGAGGAAAAATATAAAATTCTTGATAAGATGAGACTGTCAATGGAAAAAATTGTTGATGGAAATCACGATATTAGTTCCATTACACATTTAGAAATTATCGAGGAACTTACATACGTTTTTTCGAGAATACTAGATATTCTCAATAACAATGATAATGTAGCAGATTTATTTCTAACTTTACAATATCATAATCATGAAGTGTTTCTTCACTCATTAAATGTAACTTTTTACTCTATTGCTATTGGTAAAGCCATGCAGTTTGATAACGAGGAACTTTACGAAATTGGATTAGGTGCCATGCTTCATGATATAGGAAAGCTTATTTTACCTGCGACGTTACTTGAAAAAACAGGTAAGCTTACGGAAGAAGAGTTTAATGAAATTAAACGACACCCAGTTATTGCATATGAAATTCTCTCGAAGATGAAAGACTTACCTGAGTCTGTTGTACTATGTGCCTATCAGCATCATGAAAAATTAGATGGGACAGGTTATCCAAACAAAATAAGCGCCGATAAAATTCATTTATATGCACAAGTACTAGCTGTAGCTGATATTTATGATGCTCTCACAAGTCATCGTAGTTATCGTGATGCCATGCTACCTTCTGAGGCACTAGAAGTGTTAATGGCCTCCGCAATGAATCAAATTAATCCTTTTATTGTAAACATTTTCAAATCTTCGATAGCCATATATCCTATTGGTCTCACCGTGCAAACGAGTTCAGGTATTACAGGGATTGTGCATAAGATTTTACCTGGTATCCCTCATCGCCCTATTATCAAGGTGATAAAAGATGATAAAGGCGACGATATTGTACCTTACATATTGGATCTAACAAAACAACTAAATATAACTATAACTGGCTGTGATACTTTAGTAAGTGAAAACTTATGGAAGCATTTAATAGCATAG
- a CDS encoding MYG1 family protein codes for MEKSYTYHDYIPVDVLLSCNEAVTHSGSMHADDVCAAALLSLLHPKLIFIRSRDKKLTTTHKLHFDVNGGRLDHHFPGAPVRDNGIPYAAFGLVWRDYGDEILKISGFLDSARRAIVYNKFDEQVVQAVDAIDNGYEIESNVVIFGLTQIVQGFNKEDNDTEQFMRAVTMIQQIFKNFLQQELKKEKSYTFVKEAFQKRDNRHVIILDKETDWQETLNEIDINKEVQFVIYPDADHGYRIQTVRKSMKPGQFEALKDLPVEWGGKEGEDLNALIGINDAIFCHKALFIAGAKSLASVKKMATLALKPIKN; via the coding sequence ATGGAAAAATCATATACGTATCATGATTACATACCAGTTGACGTTCTATTATCTTGTAATGAAGCAGTTACTCATTCTGGGTCCATGCATGCTGATGACGTTTGTGCAGCTGCATTACTATCGCTATTACATCCCAAACTAATCTTCATTAGAAGTCGTGACAAAAAGCTTACAACTACACATAAACTCCATTTTGATGTGAATGGAGGTCGCCTTGATCATCACTTTCCAGGCGCTCCTGTTCGTGACAATGGGATACCGTATGCTGCATTTGGTTTAGTGTGGCGTGACTATGGTGATGAAATATTAAAGATTAGTGGATTTCTTGATTCGGCACGTCGTGCTATCGTGTATAACAAATTCGATGAACAAGTTGTTCAAGCTGTGGATGCTATTGATAATGGTTACGAAATAGAAAGTAACGTTGTCATATTTGGTCTCACGCAAATTGTACAAGGATTTAATAAAGAAGATAATGATACTGAACAGTTTATGCGTGCTGTAACCATGATTCAACAAATATTTAAGAACTTTTTACAGCAAGAACTTAAAAAAGAAAAGTCGTACACTTTTGTTAAAGAGGCTTTTCAGAAGCGAGACAATAGGCACGTAATAATACTAGACAAAGAAACGGATTGGCAAGAAACATTGAATGAAATTGACATAAATAAAGAGGTTCAATTTGTTATTTATCCAGACGCGGATCACGGGTATCGTATTCAGACCGTTCGTAAATCTATGAAACCTGGACAGTTTGAAGCTTTAAAAGATCTTCCTGTTGAGTGGGGTGGAAAAGAGGGGGAAGATCTAAATGCTTTAATTGGCATTAATGATGCTATCTTTTGTCATAAAGCACTATTCATTGCTGGTGCTAAATCTCTCGCATCAGTTAAAAAAATGGCAACGTTAGCTCTTAAGCCCATCAAAAATTGA
- a CDS encoding AarF/ABC1/UbiB kinase family protein yields MLNYFALYRISTIVIMSIKFFIQVLMFQKKHKNNFNQQKWNELLQRQAREYKETALKIEGLLIKLGQFLSTRADILPKVFLEELADLVDKVPPVKWEPIKQVLEDEWGTSYGNIVSKISEQPVASASIGVVYHGYLQTGESVAIKVQRPKIDKIIKADFRALRIVMWLANKFTKFGKSTDLRRLFLEIKLVISNELDFRKELKNGQYFQNRYNNIPNFKVPCFYEDHTTKKVLVMEWMDGVSILDTSFLRGNNINGERLAETLLTGFLEQLLQEGKFHADPHTGNILIQADGTIVLLDFGMVGEIKKKDAAAIRRLVQAIVLQNYHGAIEALEDLRFLLPNADKDKLASVLEFFIQTLLEQDFVNMDADVAEHIFENVQQVVKEQPIQLPSEFAFFGRAVSTLVGILYLLHPNINVIEVAKPLVLNWIQDRTADTSKGFKEYIQSGGQQLITAFQKAYRLLDEPDRHRKWQEIQYERQQRDLQSQWRVHYVFIFGVISLVTVFVSIFFAHQLLLIVSSSVFLISFAALVLLLARK; encoded by the coding sequence ATGTTGAATTATTTTGCTTTATATAGGATCTCGACCATTGTAATAATGTCAATCAAGTTCTTTATACAAGTACTTATGTTTCAAAAAAAGCATAAAAATAACTTTAATCAACAAAAGTGGAATGAGCTTTTACAAAGGCAAGCGCGCGAGTATAAAGAGACAGCTTTAAAGATTGAAGGCCTTCTTATTAAACTTGGCCAATTTCTAAGCACTCGTGCTGATATTTTGCCAAAGGTTTTTCTTGAAGAATTGGCCGATTTAGTTGATAAAGTTCCCCCTGTTAAATGGGAACCGATAAAACAGGTTCTTGAAGATGAATGGGGAACTTCGTATGGTAATATTGTTTCAAAAATAAGTGAACAGCCTGTTGCATCGGCATCAATAGGTGTTGTGTATCATGGCTATTTACAAACAGGCGAATCCGTTGCCATTAAAGTGCAGCGACCCAAAATTGATAAAATTATAAAGGCAGATTTTCGTGCTTTACGGATTGTTATGTGGCTCGCAAATAAATTCACTAAATTTGGTAAATCAACTGATTTACGAAGGTTATTTTTGGAAATTAAATTGGTAATAAGTAATGAACTTGATTTTCGTAAAGAATTAAAAAATGGACAGTACTTCCAAAATCGCTATAATAATATACCTAATTTTAAGGTCCCATGCTTTTACGAAGATCACACTACAAAAAAAGTGTTAGTTATGGAATGGATGGACGGAGTTTCTATATTAGACACCTCTTTTTTAAGGGGAAATAATATAAATGGCGAGCGACTGGCTGAGACATTATTAACAGGTTTTTTAGAGCAGCTCTTACAGGAAGGTAAGTTTCATGCTGATCCTCATACAGGTAACATCCTTATTCAAGCGGATGGTACCATTGTTCTATTGGATTTTGGTATGGTAGGAGAAATAAAAAAGAAAGACGCTGCAGCTATCAGGCGGCTTGTTCAAGCCATCGTGTTGCAAAATTATCATGGAGCTATTGAAGCTCTAGAAGATCTGCGCTTTTTATTACCAAACGCAGATAAAGATAAATTAGCTAGCGTGTTAGAATTTTTTATTCAAACATTACTTGAGCAAGATTTTGTTAATATGGATGCTGATGTTGCAGAGCATATTTTTGAGAATGTGCAACAAGTTGTAAAAGAGCAACCTATTCAGCTTCCTAGTGAATTTGCTTTTTTTGGTCGCGCTGTTTCTACTTTAGTTGGTATATTATATTTACTACATCCAAACATAAATGTAATCGAAGTAGCAAAACCCTTAGTGCTTAATTGGATACAAGATCGTACTGCTGATACATCTAAAGGCTTTAAGGAGTATATACAATCCGGCGGACAGCAGTTAATTACTGCCTTTCAAAAGGCTTATAGATTGCTAGATGAGCCAGATAGACATCGCAAATGGCAAGAAATTCAATATGAAAGGCAACAGAGAGATTTACAATCTCAGTGGCGTGTGCATTACGTGTTTATATTTGGTGTCATTAGTTTAGTAACGGTGTTTGTCTCAATTTTTTTCGCACATCAATTATTACTTATTGTTTCTAGTTCAGTCTTTTTAATTTCTTTTGCTGCACTTGTTTTATTATTAGCCCGGAAATGA
- a CDS encoding S-layer homology domain-containing protein: MRKLRNISMFLFAVVLLFSGIPLHASANVVKLDYVALGDSLAAGQTPYKDEATGQLVLDDSYADFIAADFAEEGFLSSFTNDFAISGYKSSDVLTDIVNNVEKDDKALQDVIKEAEVITLSVGANDFLSQLNINRDTGTISITKEDIETIGASMTKNIHTILGTIRELNPNVQIYLMGYYNAFPHLPADKLPLAEQLALQLNSLVAFHEGHFDAKFVSVYDTMNANLKDYVPNPIDVHPSLEGYFVMAKEFLKVFYMSQFTDAPNDKEAFDAIASLEVADVLEAKDFTLYGTYDTVTRAEVAQTIYKLVPMTMSVPENPRFTDVNEAHPAYMAIAKLTEMGVFDKRQNFYPDEPITRAQLAKVLAKAFNLSGERADSFADVTEEYWAHPFIQALFANGITVGYDDGTFRPNQEVTRLHLALFLYRIMGVVE; encoded by the coding sequence ATGAGAAAGTTGAGAAATATATCAATGTTTTTGTTTGCCGTCGTGCTTTTGTTTTCAGGAATACCTTTACATGCGAGTGCGAACGTTGTCAAACTTGATTATGTGGCATTAGGAGATTCACTTGCGGCAGGTCAAACGCCTTATAAAGATGAGGCGACAGGACAATTAGTGTTAGATGATAGCTATGCTGATTTTATTGCAGCGGATTTTGCGGAAGAAGGCTTTTTAAGTAGTTTTACGAATGATTTTGCTATATCAGGTTATAAGTCAAGTGATGTGTTAACTGATATAGTGAACAATGTGGAGAAAGACGATAAGGCTCTTCAAGATGTTATTAAAGAAGCAGAGGTTATAACGTTAAGTGTTGGAGCAAATGATTTCTTATCGCAGTTAAATATTAATAGAGATACAGGTACTATTTCTATTACTAAAGAAGATATAGAAACTATCGGTGCTAGTATGACTAAGAATATTCATACAATATTAGGTACTATTCGCGAACTTAATCCGAATGTACAAATTTACTTAATGGGTTATTATAATGCGTTTCCCCACTTACCGGCGGATAAGCTCCCATTAGCAGAGCAGTTGGCTTTACAATTAAATAGTTTAGTTGCATTTCATGAGGGACATTTTGACGCGAAATTTGTCTCAGTTTATGATACGATGAATGCTAATTTAAAGGACTATGTACCAAACCCAATAGATGTCCATCCCTCATTAGAAGGTTATTTTGTAATGGCAAAAGAATTCTTGAAAGTATTTTATATGTCACAATTTACTGACGCGCCAAATGATAAGGAAGCATTTGATGCTATAGCTTCTCTAGAAGTAGCAGATGTATTAGAAGCGAAAGATTTTACTTTGTATGGAACATATGATACAGTCACGCGAGCAGAAGTAGCACAAACGATTTACAAGTTAGTACCAATGACAATGAGTGTCCCAGAAAATCCTAGATTTACTGATGTGAATGAAGCTCATCCGGCTTATATGGCTATAGCTAAGTTAACTGAAATGGGTGTGTTCGATAAACGTCAGAACTTTTATCCTGATGAGCCAATCACAAGGGCACAACTAGCAAAAGTACTTGCTAAAGCATTTAATCTGAGCGGGGAGCGAGCTGACTCATTTGCTGATGTAACAGAAGAGTATTGGGCACATCCGTTTATACAAGCTCTTTTCGCTAACGGAATAACTGTAGGATATGATGACGGTACATTCCGACCAAATCAGGAAGTTACTCGACTACATTTAGCCTTATTTCTTTATAGAATTATGGGTGTTGTGGAGTGA
- a CDS encoding GrpB family protein — MRKVEVVPYKEEWKTLFEMESKNIKGIFKEHIVNVYHIGSTAIPNINAKPVIDIMAEVYDICVVDNFNVEMEKLGYKAHGEHGIRKRRFYSKGGDARTHHVHIFEKESVEINRHLTFRDYMIAHPEDAIKYSELKQELAHKFSTNIDKYIEGKDSFIKAIDIKAKQWKDQVQTTNK, encoded by the coding sequence ATGAGAAAAGTGGAAGTGGTACCATATAAAGAGGAATGGAAAACATTGTTTGAAATGGAAAGTAAGAACATCAAAGGGATTTTCAAAGAACACATTGTAAATGTATACCATATCGGTAGTACAGCTATTCCAAACATAAATGCTAAGCCTGTAATTGATATTATGGCTGAGGTTTATGACATTTGTGTGGTCGATAACTTCAATGTTGAGATGGAAAAATTGGGTTATAAGGCTCATGGTGAACATGGAATACGTAAGCGCCGCTTTTACAGTAAGGGTGGTGACGCCCGAACCCATCATGTGCATATATTTGAAAAAGAAAGTGTTGAGATCAATCGTCATTTAACATTCAGAGACTATATGATTGCACATCCAGAAGACGCTATAAAGTACAGTGAATTAAAGCAAGAGTTAGCTCATAAATTTTCTACTAATATCGACAAGTATATAGAAGGCAAGGATAGTTTTATAAAAGCAATTGATATAAAAGCAAAGCAATGGAAAGACCAAGTCCAAACTACTAATAAATAA
- a CDS encoding DHHA1 domain-containing protein has product MTERLYYTSPYTTTWQTTITGVTAERDRYLITLEKTAFYPEGGGQPSDYGTINGMPVIDVFENNQEIYHVTSEKPKGEIAACEIDWNRRFDHMQHHSGQHLLSAVCLNLYGAETIGFHLGTDTVTIDLAIQELSLQQIMDIEINANQLIQSNASISAYYVDENELQKLPLRKIPNVAEDIRIVDMFHIDLSACCGTHVRQTGEIGLIKILKTEKQKQKLRIYFVCGNRAISDYQASHNIVRNVADTFQTNRDSILNRISGLKDELTSTQKELAQAKSQLATYKAQTLIDQISHNTLFHMSDDEYISDLQLIASHIFKICNPLIVCGSKIEKKILLIQQGSTAHHCGQLIKELAPLYNGKGGGNAKQAQVSLQSEKDLLGLFQALKTELTNTALINNSVE; this is encoded by the coding sequence TTGACAGAAAGGTTATACTATACTTCACCTTACACAACAACTTGGCAAACAACTATTACTGGTGTAACAGCAGAAAGAGATCGGTACCTTATTACATTAGAAAAGACTGCTTTTTATCCAGAAGGCGGGGGCCAACCTTCTGATTACGGTACTATTAACGGCATGCCTGTCATTGATGTTTTTGAAAACAATCAAGAGATTTATCATGTTACATCTGAAAAACCAAAAGGCGAGATTGCAGCTTGTGAAATCGATTGGAATAGACGTTTTGATCATATGCAGCATCACAGTGGCCAACATTTGCTATCGGCTGTATGTTTAAATCTTTACGGTGCTGAAACAATTGGATTTCACCTTGGGACTGATACAGTAACCATTGATTTAGCGATTCAAGAGCTAAGTTTACAACAAATCATGGACATTGAAATCAATGCAAACCAACTTATACAATCAAATGCTTCAATTTCTGCCTATTACGTAGATGAGAATGAGCTTCAAAAGCTACCTCTTCGGAAGATCCCTAATGTTGCAGAAGATATTAGGATTGTGGATATGTTTCACATTGATCTGTCGGCTTGTTGTGGAACTCACGTACGTCAAACGGGAGAAATTGGACTTATTAAGATTTTAAAAACAGAGAAGCAAAAACAGAAATTACGTATATACTTTGTATGCGGGAATCGTGCTATTTCAGACTATCAAGCCTCACATAATATCGTTAGAAATGTTGCAGACACGTTTCAAACTAATCGTGACTCCATACTTAATCGTATATCAGGCTTGAAAGATGAGTTAACGTCCACTCAAAAAGAGTTAGCTCAAGCAAAGTCACAGCTTGCTACTTATAAGGCTCAAACTTTAATAGACCAAATATCACATAATACTCTATTTCACATGAGTGATGACGAATATATATCAGACTTACAACTTATTGCCTCACATATTTTTAAAATATGTAACCCGCTCATAGTATGTGGCTCCAAAATAGAGAAAAAGATTTTGTTAATCCAACAAGGATCGACTGCACACCATTGTGGCCAGTTAATTAAAGAACTAGCTCCTCTTTACAATGGTAAAGGTGGCGGGAATGCTAAACAAGCTCAAGTAAGCCTTCAATCTGAGAAAGATCTATTGGGTTTATTTCAAGCACTTAAGACAGAGTTAACTAACACTGCATTGATAAATAACTCGGTAGAGTAA
- a CDS encoding DUF350 domain-containing protein: protein MSLFISFLAYFAVGIALLFIGLWLFEITTKTQEFKLIGTGNKAAAYVLGGRLLGLAIVLYSSIYNSISLLDMVIWGSVAIVTQIFAFYLAELLTPKFNIHESIEEDNQAVGIFLLMLSISIGLVIAGCLTY, encoded by the coding sequence GTGAGTTTATTTATTAGCTTTTTAGCTTACTTTGCTGTAGGAATTGCTTTATTATTTATTGGGTTATGGTTATTTGAAATTACAACAAAAACACAAGAATTTAAGTTGATAGGTACGGGAAATAAAGCAGCTGCTTATGTACTTGGTGGTCGGTTATTAGGATTAGCTATAGTGCTATACTCTTCTATTTATAACTCGATTTCTTTGCTTGATATGGTTATTTGGGGATCAGTTGCAATTGTTACGCAAATCTTTGCGTTCTACTTAGCTGAGCTTTTAACACCAAAATTCAACATCCACGAATCGATTGAAGAAGATAATCAAGCTGTTGGTATCTTTTTATTAATGTTATCCATTTCAATTGGTCTTGTTATTGCTGGATGCTTAACATACTAG
- a CDS encoding glutathionylspermidine synthase family protein: protein MEHYVENRRTFYEKVPEFWADLYGMEYSLYNIFTIDNETIKLLHNATTAMSHIFFKTAPLLRQLPATMLKQLGFPSDSIPFLKYKSIIPETIIGRFDFVYTSSGELKLLEFNSDTPTFIKECFFVNDLVCKQFGYKSVNTGYEQQLSKVLQKAIKSSAKSIECDNPYVVFTAHDTHEEDWLTTCYLQNLYGLESRCVPLSKLQIRDDGLFDENARKIDVLYRQTYPLEHLIFDQDIQTTDRVGIQLLHTITQKQAAIINPISAFLLQSKAVQALIWGLHEEQHPFFTAQEHDAISKYMLPTYLESDPFANKDAFVQKPAFGREGDTIKVYDKANKPIMENAQTTYLNELPVYQKFVELPRISLQTAKGIEQLSYIFGIFTVAGLSSAMGVRAGNAITGNESYFLPVGLKTT, encoded by the coding sequence ATCGAACATTATGTAGAAAATCGTCGTACATTTTATGAAAAAGTACCGGAATTTTGGGCTGATTTATACGGGATGGAATATAGCTTATACAATATCTTTACGATTGATAATGAGACTATTAAGTTACTTCATAATGCTACTACTGCTATGAGTCACATTTTTTTTAAAACAGCCCCTTTGTTGCGACAGCTTCCCGCTACTATGCTGAAACAACTTGGCTTCCCGAGCGATAGCATTCCTTTTCTTAAATACAAGTCGATTATACCTGAAACGATTATTGGTCGATTTGACTTTGTTTATACTTCTTCAGGAGAATTAAAGCTATTAGAATTTAATAGTGATACGCCAACATTCATTAAAGAATGTTTTTTCGTAAATGATTTAGTGTGTAAACAGTTTGGTTATAAAAGTGTAAACACAGGTTATGAGCAACAATTATCTAAGGTACTCCAAAAAGCAATCAAGTCCAGTGCCAAATCAATAGAATGTGATAATCCTTACGTTGTTTTTACAGCGCATGACACACATGAGGAAGACTGGTTGACTACTTGTTACCTGCAAAATTTATACGGGTTAGAAAGTAGATGTGTTCCTTTATCAAAACTTCAAATTCGCGATGACGGATTATTCGATGAAAATGCACGAAAAATAGATGTTCTCTACCGGCAAACATACCCGCTTGAGCATTTAATATTCGACCAAGATATACAAACAACCGATCGCGTAGGCATTCAATTATTACATACGATTACACAAAAACAAGCAGCCATTATTAATCCTATTTCAGCTTTTCTGTTACAAAGTAAAGCTGTGCAGGCTCTCATATGGGGCCTTCATGAAGAACAGCATCCATTTTTTACAGCTCAAGAACATGATGCTATAAGCAAATATATGCTACCAACCTATTTAGAATCTGATCCTTTCGCTAACAAAGATGCTTTCGTGCAAAAACCAGCATTTGGCCGTGAAGGTGATACTATTAAGGTGTATGACAAAGCAAACAAGCCTATTATGGAAAATGCACAAACTACATATTTAAATGAATTGCCTGTATATCAAAAATTCGTTGAATTACCACGTATTTCTTTGCAAACTGCTAAAGGCATAGAACAACTATCTTACATATTTGGTATCTTTACTGTTGCTGGTTTGTCTTCTGCTATGGGAGTACGTGCAGGCAATGCTATTACAGGAAATGAATCTTACTTTTTACCAGTGGGTTTAAAAACTACATAA